From a single Silene latifolia isolate original U9 population chromosome 6, ASM4854445v1, whole genome shotgun sequence genomic region:
- the LOC141586077 gene encoding transcription factor MYB17, producing the protein MGRAPCCDKQGLKKGPWSSEEDDLLLNYVNLHGHGNWRSLPKNAGLQRCGKSCRLRWTNYLRPDIKRGPFTAEEEKLVMQLHAILGNRWAAIAAQLPGRTDNEIKNLWNTHLKKRLVSMGLDPQTHEPASISCGPSSKYQASPSTRHMAQWESARLEAEARLSRESLIYNPQSSVFSDSDFFLQLWNSEVGESFRKVDSKENPPSPVSQASSSTKDASNSGVTVDTCRDSKPDECKDSKSQVVLLNARSYSSCTDEVDDSSESALQLLLDFPGNNDMSFLEDHINDYSLYPPLLSNI; encoded by the exons ATGGGAAGAGCACCTTGTTGTGATAAACAAGGTCTGAAGAAAGGTCCATGGAGTTCTGAAGAAGATGACCTTCTTCTGAATTATGTTAATCTACATGGTCATGGTAATTGGCGTTCTCTTCCCAAAAATGCTG GTCTTCAGCGGTGTGGAAAGAGTTGTAGGCTTCGGTGGACTAATTATCTTAGGCCAGACATTAAACGTGGCCCGTTTACTGCTGAAGAGGAGAAACTTGTCATGCAGCTTCATGCCATTCTAGGCAACAG GTGGGCTGCAATTGCTGCGCAATTGCCGGGAAGAACAGATAACGAGATTAAGAACTTATGGAACACCCATTTGAAGAAACGGCTAGTGAGCATGGGTCTGGACCCACAAACTCACGAACCAGCTTCAATATCATGTGGGCCATCTTCCAAGTATCAAGCATCGCCTTCAACCCGTCACATGGCTCAATGGGAGAGTGCTAGACTTGAAGCAGAAGCTCGGCTGTCACGTGAGTCGCTGATATATAATCCACAGTCATCTGTATTCTCTGATTCTGATTTCTTCCTCCAACTCTGGAACTCAGAAGTTGGAGAATCATTTCGGAAGGTCGACTCAAAGGAAAATCCTCCAAGCCCGGTCTCTCAAGCATCGTCTTCTACAAAAGATGCTTCAAATTCCGGTGTCACAGTTGATACATGCCGAGATTCAAAACCAGACGAGTGCAAGGACTCAAAATCCCAAGTAGTGCTTTTAAATGCGAGATCATATTCTTCGTGTACAGACGAAGTGGACGATTCATCAGAGTCGGCTTTACAACTGCTGTTGGATTTCCCCGGAAACAATGACATGAGTTTCTTGGAAGATCATATCAATGACTACTCCTTATACCCTCCTTTGTTGAGCAACATTTGA